Below is a window of Phocoena sinus isolate mPhoSin1 chromosome 2, mPhoSin1.pri, whole genome shotgun sequence DNA.
ATCAAACCATTCTGAATGTAGACAATGGCATAAATCTCAGGGAGTGGCACTTCACAGCGCATAGCACATTTTCAGAATTCCAGCTGTGATCACTGCCTCTAGGCAACTATCAGCTGGCTGGTCTAACCCTGCAACTTGTACCTGTACCTGCGTGTTGCAGAATTATTCTAGAGACAGGTGGTCTAGGTGAGCAGTCGTCAAGGATTCTGTCAGTGGAGGGGAGCCAAGTTACAGTTCACCAAGAGACAGAAGTCCGAGCTCATTGGCTCCAAACGTCTGAATTACCCTAAGGATAACTTAGCGCCCTTTTAGACCCAGGCTGCTTGCCCAGCTGGCCTGCCCCTTAATCCCACTCTGGGCTCAAATCCAAGTTGTAAATGAGGGAAGTTCCTAGGAAGACAGCCCTAAAGCTGCCCCTTTTGGCACTGGCCCctgttccctctccctcactccagccacactggtctccttgctgttGCCACACAAGCATGCTCCCTGCCACCTCAGGGCTTCTGCAatggctgttccttctgcctggaacattctccatgttATTGTTCATTCCCTCACTCACTCCATTCAGGTCTGTACTTAAACACCACTCTATCAGAGACCTTCCCTGAGGAGTCTCGGAAGGAGTAACTTCTTCCCTTTGCCAATCTCCATCCGCTTTACCGGCCGGACTTTTCTTCAAAGGCACCCACTATCACctggagtttgtttgtttgctgtcaCCTCCCCCACTAGCATGCAGCACCACCAGAGCTTTACTCGCTGGTATCCCCAGCGCAGGGCCCGTGCAGACAAACGAATGTTTGCTGGaagcataaatgaatgaacaatgcCCTTCCTCCTAGACTGATTTCCCAGTTGGGCTGCGGGAATGTCCTGAATTTGCCCTTCAGGCCCACCTATGCTGCAGCTGCTCTGGCTCCTAATCGACGAGTTTTGAGGGGGGagggtatttattctttttgattgtAATGGGtcgaaggaaaggaaaagagtatAGTTTTCACAGTTTTACTTGGCGGTCTAGAAGGATTTGAATGGGACTTTCCGCTTCCTCAGTGGTAAAACAAAAAGCCCCTCATCTAACGCGCCTTCCCCGGCTTGGAAGCTCCCGGCTGCTCTGCCCCACACCCAGGCTCAGGTGGCCGGTCTGGGTGCGGCGAGCGCAAGGTGCGACGTCCGCGAAGAAGGAGTGAAAGGTCAGAGGGGACAAAGGCAGAGGGAGGCAAGCGCTCAGGCTCAACCAAATGTATGCGGGTTCGAGGAAAGTGGAACTGCACGCCCTTCAGCGGGAACTCTCCCCAGACCCGCCCCCGCTGCGCTCCTCGCCCCGCCCCATCCCCCTTCCGCCCCCGCCCCGTCCGCGCGCAGAGCTCACCTTTGCCCGTTTCTCCCGCCCTGCCCCCCCTCCCAGCCTAGCTCTCCCGGCCCTGCCCCCTGACGTCGTCCCCGCCGTTTCCCGttacttccctctttctctcGGACCCCGGTTCCGTGTGTGCGGCCCGAAGATCTCGCCTTCGCACCTCGACCCAGCCACCGCCCGCCCCCAAAGGCCCTCTGGGAGGCTCGGTCGCCTCCGAAGTCCAGGTCTGGCTGCGGCGGCCGAGGCGGGCTCTGCCCTGGGGCAGCAGGACCCCACCTCACCCGGACTCCTTCGTTCCCTCCACCTGGCCAAGcagtccccgccccccccccccacgggcTCCAGGAAGCGCTAGAAGAGAGAGCTTGTGGTCGGTGTAGGCGAAGATCGCAAAGGTCCGAGAACCGAGAGGCCCCGCAAGCCGCTCCCCTGCCCTGTCCTGGCTCAGGCACAGCTGCGCTGCccctgagaaatgaaaatgaccGCGGATACCCTTAGACGCGTCCTCCTCCCCAGGAACGctcagcttcctcttcccccCCTCCCAATCCAGCTCGAGCTGGCGGGCCCGACGGGGGTCTGGGCAAGGGCCCCGAACCCAGGCAAACCCGCCTCCAGCTCCGAGACGCTCTCGGCTGAAACTCGGGAGGGACTGTGGATCGACAAGTcccgtgggggaggggagggagcggcGCCCGCTTGGAGCCAAGGGAGGGGTCTCCCGGAAGGGCGACTCAACTCTCCGCCCCCTCGGGGAAGCTGTTGCGTCAGCTTCAACATCCCAAATTAAAGAAAGTGGTCTCCACCGGGCCGGGAAGGTGTCGGGCCGTAGGGCCGCCGCCAGGAGGCAGCACTTAACCAAAAATGTCCGGGCTGAGGGTGTCCGGGAGGCTGGAGTCCCCACCGCACCTTTCATCTGAAGGATCTTAGTGGCAGAGTGGACCAATAAAAGAGGAAGTTGCTGGACTAATTCAAGGAAAGGAATGTGAAAATGTTTCACCACGTATTAAACCTAAAAGATGACTTGTAAATAATACAATTTACTTTAGTAGACTTTATGGACAGTCCAGCTTTGGCATCTTTTAAAGCCACTCTGCAGAGATTCATAGAGAACCACTCACCTTCAAGACCAGTCTGGTGGAAAGGCACACAGCTTAAGAGACTTCCCAGCTACCAGGCGAGAAAAAAAGAGCGTAGCCCGAGGTCATAATTTACCCATCCTGAAGCTGGGTCATTTAACACAGAATTTAGCCTGTACTGATTGAGCAGAGATTTGACAGccatgggaaaagaaaaggaatatgttACAATAAATTATGTTAGTAATAAGGAAATAATATGCAAAGCAATGTATTGTGTGAGTGGGTGGTTTATAGCTGTCAGTTCCCACAGTTCTTGCATGGAGTGACAGTGATTTTGATCTTTTTTGAGCGGTCCTAAGGAGGAAGCCAATGAAGGAACAGGAAATAAGACACTTCCCAAATAGTTCGCTCTTCTTCAACCTCAGAATTTAGTCACGGTATGCAAAAGGGGGAAGAGGTTGCAAAATGAGGTGGAATTAGCTACCCAGAGTCACCTTCACTTAATGTTCTTTCTccaacatcattattcatcacAACAGTTTAAAAAGCACCAACGTGCCCAGTGCACTTGTACAAAAATTACTGTATACAGACCTGACAGAAGGATATTTGAATAAACATGTTGGATGAAAACATGAATGGACAACAATGTGTTAAAGCCAAATGCGGGCTGTGATGCCCTGGAGAGGCAAAGGAGTTTAAGTAACAGAGGAAAGACATGAAGCTCAGATTCCAGATGCTTCCCACCATTGTTAACTCTAGCCTTTGCCAGATGAAGCCCAGAGGCTGAAAGACATTCAGTTAGGGGATGATGAAACCGCTTTCCTGTGGTTTAGAGTCTGATGAAGTCATTGAAGAGTGCTGTCCTAGTGCCAGACCCACTCCCCTGCAACAGTGTTCCATGAGGTCCCTGAGAATGCTGATGATGTTAGCTGTCAGCACtagagctctctttctctctccctctcaaaaTCCTAACCCCTATTTCCAACCCATGGATTTCCAATCCATGGATTGTCCCCCCTGCCACATCACTCTAACCACATCAAAGGCTGAACTCATCTTCCTTCCAAAGACCTTTCCCCTCCCAGttttcccagttttacagatCAAGATTCCCATTTGCCCCAAAGTCCTCCAGCTCTGGCTCCTTGACTCCCACGGCTATTAAATTAGTGCATGTGTTCAGTTCTGCATGTGGAGTTAATATTGTCCACATTATTTGTTCCCCTTAATGCATGTGGCCTTTTTCATGATTTTGCACCCATAGTGTGTGAGCTACTAAAAGATAGAGGAGTGTTGCTGGTTCAACTCCTTTATATAGTGTTGATAGTAGTGCCAGCCTTTCATCTTTCCTACGAATCTTGAATGTTGACACCGACGTTATTTTTCCAGCCCTTGGCTCCTACTACGTGATTCTCCAACTGTAAACTATGTAATGGGATTGCAGTGCTGTCTGCCTCAGCTGTCTATCTCAGAACCAGCCAAAGGCACATGGAGTCTAGCCTGGGAAAGGTGTTACTCAGTCATTATTGCAACTGTAAAACAATAAATCCACAGCCACATTTTGGTTCAATTTCCTGATCTCTGAAAATTACAAGCTATCTCTACAGTGATTGCTTCCTGGTCTGTCTTATCTGTTTTACGggtttattatgaaaatttataaagaagTGTTTTGTATCATTTATACAGAAGTGTTTTGATAACTGAAAATTAAGTGtacaaatgtaaaatggtaatgGTACTCTATTGTCTTACTTCCCTTGCTTAGTTTTTTGGGTCCATCTGTTGGCTTACAGCCAAGGTTCTTTTATTCCCATCCCTTCTTCTAGTTCAGCCCTCCCCTATACCATTCTTATTGTTATCAAAACAGCTGCTTTTACTTCTTAAACCAGGACCCACCCTTCCCCTCTTTCAAAGCACAGTTCAGAGCCACCTCCTGTGGAAAAACTTCCCAGTCTTgcagaaggaaatgataaacttCCAGATAGGCCATTACACCACTCCCTCAGGTTCCCCCAGTCAGCATGTGTTTAAGTGTCTATAGCCTAGCACAAGAGTAATGGCCACTTTTGTAGGAGCTTCaccatttataaagcactttcactTACCTTATCgttcttaaaatgttttcataaatgtgatatattttaagctttttcttCAATGAAGAAATTAGGGATAAATGACTTCCCCAAGGGCAAGTAAGGCATACCTCGGAGCtaaccaccacaataaagcaaatatcacaataaagtgagtcacaggaattttttagtttcccagtacatgtaaaattatgtttacactatattaTAGTCTATTaaaagtgtgcaatagcattatgtctaaaaacaaaAGTACATACCTTAGTCGAAAAATatcttattgctaaaaaaatgccaaaacaattacaatagcaACATCgaagatcacagatcaccataacaaataataatgccaaagcttgaaatatttcaagcattaccaaaatgtgacacaaaggcACAAAGAGAACAAATGCTGTTTGAAAAtctggcactgatagacttgctctaTGCaagattgccacaaacctttaatttgtaaaaaatgcaatacctgcaaagcacaataaaagtATGTCTGTAAGTgataaaagaaagagggaagaagccaCGGATCTGGGTTTGCCACTTACTACTACCTACCTCACAAGGTTTTTGCGAGGATTATATTATACAGTGTGTGGTGGTAGCtcttataaaaatggaatcagatGTTAGCTCCAATACCTCTTCCTCAAGAAAGCCTTATTAGACAGCCTACTCCAGATCGTTCCCATCATATGCTCACAAGCAGCACCTACTTCCCTTCCCAGCATTCATCTCAGCTGTAATATTACAGTAATGTGTATGATTATTTATCTTCATCTCTCTCTAGACTAGGAGCTCTATCTGAATAGGGACGTCTGCTCTGCTCTCCACACCGAATACAGTGCTTATCACATACAAGTTTTTCAATTTCGTTTGATAAATGAGAACTGAAACCCAAATTCTCTGATTCACTCTAAATTTGACTCTTAGGCTGGAGGAAATATGTTACAGTGATGCCAGAAGACAGAATGCGGTCACGTGGATGTTACTCAActgatataaaagaataaatttcaaaggaCTAGAGACCGCTGCTGGGCaatgggggggggtggggggaaacagTTCGGAACGGTTTAGTCTGGGCGCAGGCGACTTGAGCACGGTTGTAACCACCACTGAGAATGCATACGCTGAACGACCGTTCTCACCCAAAAATCCCTGGAAGCAGTTTTGTCCCTCTTTTCCGTACGATGAGCCAAGATGGCGCGGCCCTTGATTGAAAACCAGATTCAAGATGGCGACTCCCGGCTTCCCGCGCAGCGTCGGGCGTGGCCGAGAGGCCACACCCACTTCCGGGTTCGGCGCTTCAGCATGGCGGCTTTGCGTTTACTGCTGTCTAGTAAGCGGGTGTAGGGTCCGGGGGCTCAGGGGTTCGTGGAGGCAGGCCCGGGACGCCTAGGCTGGCTGCACGGCCTCTTTCCCAACTCTGCCGTTTTCCCAGCAGGTGTCCGGAGGCTGCACTGCGGCGCCGCGGCTCGGGCGGGCAGTCAGTGGCGACTCCAGTGAGTGCCGGTCTGGGGGGAACTGAGGGGCCAGATGCTGGGCTGAGTCCTCACGGAATTGTTTTTCTCCACCCAGGCAGGGCCTTGCCGCCAACCCCTCCGACTACGGGCCCCTTACGGAGCTCCCAGACTGGTCTTACGCGGGTGAGCGCTGATCTGACAGTTAACTCTACTTCGGAGATTTTCACCCAGAGGGAACGCCCGTGGTCGGAGGGGAGTTGGGGGGAGTGTCAAGGTGCGGGTTGTGTCTGAACGGACAACGTATTGAACTTTGTATTTGGAGTTGGGGGGAAGAAAtcctattgtttattttataaattaaactacGCCTATGGAAAGTAAAGCTAGACAGGATCTTCTTGGCTTGTGGGGATAAGCAGAAGCTAACTCTGATGTGGGGCATCCCGCGGGAGGGACAAGACTTTATGTGTCTAAGAGGGACGTGGTTTTTTTAAAGTTACGAGGAACCGCCCTTCTGTGTGGTGAGTACATTGTTGAGAATTTGTTACCAAGTGCAGGTAGAGCTCTTTGAGAGGCTGCCTAAATGAGCGTCTCAGAGAGAGGCTTAGAAAGAGTGAGGACAGAGGATGACGGGCTCTCTTCAGAAAAGTTTCTTCCTttaccttaaaacaaaacaaaacaaaacgccCTAGAAAGGAAGAACCTTAGAAAAGTTGAAGCCACTCCCCACTGCCTTGGGACTCCAGTTCACAGGTGGTAAAATTGAGGCCTACAGAAGTAAATTGCTTAGGAGCACACAGCTAGATAGTAGCAAAGCCAGGACTAGAactgggcagaggccaggccccCTTCAACAGCACAGAAACCTGAGTATTGGATTCTACAGGAGTATGAACCTTCTTAATCAGATATTTGGTGGCTGAGGAGGATGGtgaagatttttttcctacttgtTATTTACTGTAGGATGCCTAGGAGCTCCTTGAAGTAGTATGGAATATTGGGAAGACTctggaattgaatttttttttaatttattttatttttacttacttatttttggctgcgttgggtcttcgctgctccACACGGTCTTTCTTTAGTtactgcgagcaggggctactcttcgttacagtgcacgggcttctcgtcgtggtggctcctcttgttgggagcacgggctctaggcgcgtgggcttcagtagttgtggcacacgtgctcagtagttgtggctcacaggctctagagcgcaggctcagtagttgtggcgcacgggcttagtcgctctgtggcatgtgggatcttcccggaccagggatgggtcccccgtcccctgcattggcaggtggattcttaaccactgtgccaccagagaagcccatggaATTGATTCTTAATCCAGGCTACTCTACTTGCTAACTTTGTGGTTAGCAAGTTACTTAATGGTATGTCTCAGTTTCCACAAATGTAAAAGAAGAATACCTATCTCAGATGGTTCTTGGAAGGATAAAATGAAACAACCAGTATAAAGCACCTGGTATACACAGTATTGGTTCTCTTTCCTGATGAATATTATCTCTTATTTGTCTTGCCTTCAAACTTTTGGACAGAGTtttcactgtttctttctttctttgtagaaaGTAAGTATCCTTTTAATCTCTGTTATAAACTACTTGAGatcagatactgcattttttcaGCAAGTCAGCAGACATAAGATTTTTATTATGGGCCTACACTATACTACAGTGAAAGTAAGGGATACAGTCCCTAATCCCAAGGAACTTAAAAGTCTAGCTGGAAAAACAAagcatggacattttaaaaattaagtaataatatTTCAGTGCTCTGCCCCTTTCCAGAAGGATTTGAGGTGGCTAAATAAGGCTAAAAACAATCAGTAGTACAATAAATGTccccaaacagagatgaatattAAATGATGGAGATGCATTTCTTTCAGAAGAGAGAGCTGACAGAGTTGAAGAGGTTAGAGAAGGATTTCTGGGACAAGTACAGCTTGAGGTGGGCCTAAGAATGAGAATTTggctggaaggaaaggaaaagagggtgTTTCATTATAGAGTGAGAGGGAACTCAGCAAGGACTCGTAAGTAGAACAGTAATCAGATTGCTTGAATGGAGGGTTTCTGAAGATAAAACAGGAGATTCAGCATTGCAAAGGACCTCAAATTCTAGGCTAATGAGGGAGGGGTAAGTAAAATAGAGTAGGAACAGGCCTAGGAGTTTATTCTTGGTGGTTCTGGCATACCTCACCATTGAGGGAAGTGTTCTAGGGGAATTAAGCTACAGTGGGTGTGAAATGGAAAAGAGGAGCTCaagatttgttcttccctctttcctatCACAGCCGCTTTCCCAGGGTCCTGCAGGCCATCTCTAACACTCGCCTTTTCTCTCACTTCTATCTGCAGATGGCCGCCCTGCTCCTCCAATGAAAGGCCAGCTTCGAAGAAAAGCCCAAAGGGAAAAGTTTGCAGTGAGTGGCCAGAGCCCACACAGAGCAAACTGTGTGTAATCAGGGAGagattttaaattgtaatttgtCTTTATTTGGCACCTAAGCTAACACGTACCCCTCACTCCGAGGTTTTATCCGCCAAAGGTTTTAACAGTACCGGGAGAAGGGAGGGTAGAGTGGGTCACTCCTAGGGCAGGAACCAATAGCAGACACCCATTTTGCTGccttcctcctgcttcccagCCCAGGACCTGGttccaccccttccccagtcAGGGGTATCATTTTCCAGCTGAAACCTCTGACTTTGATCTGTGAATGAAAGGATATATGGTGCAGAGCTCAAGCCCCAGATGTTATCCACACTGTTTTCCTGTCTGTTTCAGAGACGAGTTGTACTGCTGTCACAGGAAATGGATGCTGGATTACAGGCATGGCAGCTCAGGCAGCAAGAGAAGttgcaggaagaagaaaggaagaagcagaatGCTCTTAAACCCAAAGGGGCTCTACTGCAGAACCCACGACCAAGTCAATAAAAAGCAACTCCTGTCTGCCCCGGCCTGGCTCTGGCTTTCTGTTCTATCACCTAGATGTGTCATCCCAGCCAGAAGAAAGTCTTTATGTTCCCCATCTGTCTTCAGGGCAAAAGAGGATGGACACCAGGAAGAACAGGCTGTAAGATCACTGCCTGGAAGTGTTGGCACAGTGCCCTCACCACAGCTCCATTCCGGTTCAGCAGAATCTTGCTCGGGGGTATTGACCCCCTCTTTTGCAGGCCATAGGACTGGCCCAACTTTGCTGCTCTGCAAGCACGAAAAAGAGGGCAACAGTTTCCCTGGCTTTAGCCACACACTAAAGCTTTTAACAGCCCGTACAGAGTTCAGGCCTCATGCAGTTACGcattaataaatgttttgatgAAAAAGGCTTTCCAGCTGAGATCCACTTTTTGGCAAGCAACTGGTATCAGTTTTTGTAAACTTCAGATACATGGCCCTAGAGGATACTCCCACTGGGAAGGCTGACACGGCAACAGCAGACTTGGGTGTTGCATGTTCTGCTGAAGAGTGGGATCCTGAGGTTTCTGTGGTTCTGACTGAATTGCAGAGGTTGGTTGGAGAGAGGCCTGTACTTCCCAACCCCCACTTGTGCAGGGGAGCCCTGCGGTGCTCAGCCCCCAAACAGTGACTGTGGAATAGGTACCTAATAGCCACCATATACTTCCCACAGATCTGTTAGCTGCACAGGCCCCAGGGAaacctttcattttattgatcatGGCTCCTCCCATGGATTCTGAGGGGAAAAGGACCTTTGCCCCCATTACAATACCGAGCACTGGGCTTTTCTTCCATTCTCCTGCCACAAATAATGTGACAGTTCTTTTATCTCTAGGATTTCTGGAACTTCCTACCTGACATAATTTCTGTCCAGCCTCCTTTATTCCTTCCcttgctttctttccctcccttcttctccgccccccccccccaacctccttcctctcttcgCTGACCAATGCAGTTCCTGGATCTTAGATTTCGCTGATGGTTGGGTTTTCTGTGTCCCACACTTTTCCTGCCTCTGTTGTGTTGCTTTTCCAGATCTAGCCCTCAGCCTCTTATCAGTCTCCCTTTCCCACCATCAGCTCTAgcctgccctcccccttcccttcttaCCTCCACCTTTTGTTCTCAGAGTCTAGTCAGCCCCTGAAGGAGGAGATTATACTCTTTCAGGGATTATCTCCTTTTCCGGTATAGAGCGGGAACTAAACCCCCGTAGGCCTGActcccattctctcttttctgCAGTTTCACCAAACTTGATTTGCCTTTCCCCGCGTTTCATGGCCTTGCACTCCTTTCCTCCCCAGCCAGTTCTAGTTAAAGGGGCAGCAGATTGCAAAGGACAATAAAAAAGGGGGGTGCATTCGTCTTTCCCCAGGGACAGGACCCCCAGATCCAGTGTGGTGGTGGGATTTGTCAGTGGGTAGTTGGGTTTCgttattgttgcttttttttaattattattttttgttaggGTAGGGACAGAGGTGGCTGACAAGAATAAGGGACACAATTTTCAATACGGTTGAGCCACAGGCCCTAGCAGATGACGCCGCACACCGGGTCTCGTGGACACGGAAGATGCCCCCACCATCCCAGGCTCTGAGCTTCCCAGTGCTTCCCACGGAGGTGAGACGAACGGTGGAAGCAGAGAAATCAAACCACCCAAAATATGCTTAGAAGGAGAAAGTGTCCCACATCCCGTCCCTTGAGTCCCCCCAAGCCCCCCGCTCTCGGCTGTGGCCTCAACCCCTGCAGATGGCAGCCTCCACCACAGAAAGGcaacttaggttttttttttttttttaccctgctCTTGGCTGTAATTGGATTCAGACTGAAACAACCACGTCCGCACCGGGAAAGGAGGGCAttggggcgggggcggagggagcctgtgggagaagggagggaccagaggagagagcgagagagagggcTCGCCATCCAGTTCGCAGACTAAGCAGAAGAAAGATCAAAAAACGGGAAAGCGGGGACGAGCAAACAGGCGCTTTCAAGAACAATCCCCTCATCTCCAAGAGGACAGCGCTCTAGGAATCCAAATTCAGTGCCTACGGAAGACAAAAGGCGCCCCGAGGGAGTGGCGGTGCGACCCCAGGGCTTGGGCCCCTACGCGGAGCCCGCACGGCCCGGCTGCCCGGACGGTCGCGGACCATGTCTCTCGCCCCACGACCCGCCCGCAGTCTGCTGCTTCCCCTGCTCGCGCTCGCCTCCGCGCTCGCCTCCCTCAGCTCTGCCCAAAGCAGCTTCAGCCCCGAAGTAAGTGAGCTCCTCCGGCCCTGCCCGGAGTCGCGCCCGCCGGGGAGG
It encodes the following:
- the MRPL52 gene encoding 39S ribosomal protein L52, mitochondrial isoform X2 gives rise to the protein MAALRLLLSSVRRLHCGAAARAGSQWRLQQGLAANPSDYGPLTELPDWSYADGRPAPPMKGQLRRKAQREKFARRVVLLSQEMDAGLQAWQLRQQEKLQEEERKKQNALKPKGALLQNPRPSQ
- the MRPL52 gene encoding 39S ribosomal protein L52, mitochondrial isoform X1, with the translated sequence MAALRLLLSTGVRRLHCGAAARAGSQWRLQQGLAANPSDYGPLTELPDWSYADGRPAPPMKGQLRRKAQREKFARRVVLLSQEMDAGLQAWQLRQQEKLQEEERKKQNALKPKGALLQNPRPSQ
- the MRPL52 gene encoding 39S ribosomal protein L52, mitochondrial isoform X4; this translates as MAALRLLLSSVRRLHCGAAARAGSQWRLQQGLAANPSDYGPLTELPDWSYADGRPAPPMKGQLRRKAQREKFAVSETSCTAVTGNGCWITGMAAQAAREVAGRRKEEAECS
- the MRPL52 gene encoding 39S ribosomal protein L52, mitochondrial isoform X3, which translates into the protein MKGQLRRKAQREKFARRVVLLSQEMDAGLQAWQLRQQEKLQEEERKKQNALKPKGALLQNPRPSQ